A DNA window from Candidatus Binatia bacterium contains the following coding sequences:
- a CDS encoding prepilin-type N-terminal cleavage/methylation domain-containing protein: MLLKSKIQNRSFGKPRIGPERSRTGPKSKIDGGFTLIEVTIAITLLALIVLMLYGSFYLGERAMAKAQERSDQSQSLRSFEEFLAAYIHSAHPYRPTTRDPAVYFIGDDRSVEFVSSLSTGLGGRGMAKIRIAADSAGSSGATLTLDEEMPVRMSDKGLGSGGGGYRNSIVLAAGLRSFRIEYLDPQSENENWVDEWDGRQRRALPRAVRLSFHGDRRNEVRWVFPIMIGVLGASS, encoded by the coding sequence TTGCTCTTAAAATCCAAAATCCAAAACCGATCCTTCGGCAAGCCGAGAATCGGCCCTGAGCGGAGTCGAACGGGTCCAAAATCCAAAATCGACGGCGGCTTCACCCTGATCGAGGTGACGATCGCGATCACGTTGCTGGCGCTGATTGTCCTGATGCTTTACGGCTCGTTCTATCTCGGTGAAAGGGCGATGGCCAAGGCGCAAGAGCGTTCCGATCAAAGCCAATCGCTCCGGAGTTTCGAGGAGTTTCTTGCGGCATACATCCACTCGGCCCATCCCTATCGCCCTACGACCCGGGATCCGGCGGTCTATTTTATCGGCGATGACCGCAGCGTTGAATTCGTCTCCTCGCTCTCGACCGGGCTGGGAGGCCGAGGCATGGCGAAGATACGCATCGCTGCGGATTCGGCGGGCAGCAGCGGCGCGACGTTAACGCTGGATGAGGAAATGCCGGTGCGCATGAGCGACAAAGGACTGGGCAGCGGCGGCGGAGGCTATCGGAACAGCATCGTTCTCGCCGCAGGACTTAGAAGCTTTCGCATCGAGTACCTCGACCCTCAAAGCGAGAACGAGAACTGGGTCGATGAATGGGATGGGCGGCAGCGTCGGGCTCTGCCCAGGGCGGTGCGTCTCAGCTTTCACGGCGACCGGAGGAACGAAGTACGCTGGGTGTTTCCCATCATGATCGGCGTCCTGGGTGCATCATCATGA
- a CDS encoding prepilin-type N-terminal cleavage/methylation domain-containing protein has product MLRAGKGKRGFSLLELLVVLSLIGVVAVMTLPSLESGIRKRQVRQSVLSLAAVARDLRRRAIDEGTLKQLVLSPGEDSYLASDAEIVRLPEAVKITGVAGGEPMGNRLTQFVFFPNGSIIGGAIELSDKKGATYLIRFEPLVGRVVVTQP; this is encoded by the coding sequence ATGTTACGAGCTGGGAAGGGTAAGCGCGGCTTTTCGCTGCTCGAGCTCCTGGTGGTTCTTTCTCTCATCGGAGTCGTGGCTGTGATGACTTTGCCGTCGCTTGAGAGCGGAATCCGCAAGCGCCAGGTGAGACAGTCCGTGCTTAGTCTCGCCGCGGTGGCTCGCGACCTGCGCCGACGCGCGATCGACGAAGGCACGCTCAAGCAGCTTGTCTTGAGCCCGGGCGAGGACAGCTATCTCGCTTCGGACGCCGAAATTGTCCGCTTGCCCGAGGCAGTCAAGATCACCGGCGTCGCCGGCGGCGAGCCCATGGGAAACCGGCTGACGCAATTTGTTTTTTTTCCCAACGGCAGCATTATCGGCGGCGCGATCGAACTTTCCGATAAAAAAGGCGCGACATACCTGATTCGTTTCGAGCCGCTGGTGGGCCGGGTCGTCGTGACGCAGCCGTGA
- the gspG gene encoding type II secretion system major pseudopilin GspG — translation MIRRYEKFFRPLRRLTRRSGFTLVELLVVMVIIGLLAALVVPRYIGTEEKAKVKAARAQIELLSTALDTFRLDVGRYPTTEEGLDSLLRKPSSADRWDGPYLRKEVPLDPWQKPYIYKSPGDHGAFDLISFGADNAPGGDGTNRDVTSWEG, via the coding sequence GTGATCCGAAGATACGAAAAATTTTTTCGTCCCTTGCGCCGCTTAACGCGCCGCTCAGGATTTACGCTCGTCGAGCTGCTCGTCGTCATGGTCATTATCGGGCTCCTCGCCGCGTTGGTCGTTCCGCGCTACATCGGCACCGAAGAAAAAGCGAAGGTGAAAGCTGCCAGGGCTCAAATCGAGCTGCTGAGCACGGCATTGGATACGTTCCGCCTCGACGTCGGACGCTATCCCACCACCGAGGAGGGACTCGATTCTCTCCTGCGCAAGCCTTCCAGCGCGGACCGGTGGGATGGTCCTTATCTAAGAAAGGAAGTTCCGCTCGATCCATGGCAAAAGCCGTACATTTATAAAAGCCCGGGCGATCACGGTGCTTTCGACCTGATCTCGTTCGGCGCCGACAACGCTCCGGGAGGAGACGGAACCAATCGCGATGTTACGAGCTGGGAAGGGTAA
- a CDS encoding type II secretion system F family protein, whose protein sequence is MALFQYRAADYSGKVVEGVMDANAEHGVVARLHDMGFVPLRISAPNEAAGKSTSHGVPLFHRRKVSEKGLLHFTQELSTLLGAGLPLDRSLSVLTNLVEGQEFKTIVGRLLEEVRAGKSLAVAMSEHSDVFPKLYVNMIRAGEAGGILDNVLRHLVEYLERSISLKEDLKAALTYPVILATVAGLSLIVLFVYVIPRFALIFKDIHQAIPFMAKMLIGFSHMLAQYGWIAVLLIIVGAAGGSFYVRSPEGKLQWDRWRLNAWLVGDLMRQLEVARFARTLGALLKGGVPLLEALGTVQGVVGNRLIARAIAQVQIRVREGKGMVAPLTESGLFPPLALHMIAVGQETGRLEGMLVSVADHFDQEVKRTTKRLTSLLEPALILGMGLVVGVVVISMLTAIFSINDLPF, encoded by the coding sequence ATGGCGCTGTTTCAGTACCGCGCCGCGGATTATTCCGGCAAGGTTGTCGAAGGGGTCATGGACGCCAATGCCGAACACGGCGTCGTCGCGCGCCTCCATGACATGGGCTTCGTTCCCTTGCGCATCTCCGCGCCGAACGAAGCGGCCGGCAAATCGACCTCCCACGGCGTTCCGCTTTTCCACCGCCGCAAAGTCAGCGAGAAGGGGCTGCTTCACTTTACCCAAGAGCTGAGCACGCTGCTCGGCGCCGGTCTGCCGCTCGACCGGAGCCTTTCCGTTCTGACGAATTTAGTCGAGGGGCAGGAATTCAAAACGATCGTTGGGCGGCTGTTGGAAGAGGTCCGTGCAGGAAAGTCGCTGGCGGTGGCGATGTCCGAGCACAGCGACGTGTTTCCCAAGCTCTACGTCAACATGATTCGCGCCGGTGAGGCGGGCGGAATTCTCGACAACGTGCTACGCCACCTGGTCGAGTATCTGGAGCGCTCGATCAGTCTCAAGGAGGATTTGAAAGCGGCGCTGACCTATCCGGTGATCCTCGCCACGGTGGCGGGACTGTCGTTGATCGTCCTTTTTGTTTACGTCATTCCCAGGTTCGCTCTTATATTTAAAGACATTCACCAGGCGATTCCCTTCATGGCCAAAATGCTGATCGGCTTCAGCCACATGCTCGCCCAGTACGGATGGATCGCGGTGCTGCTCATCATCGTCGGCGCCGCCGGCGGGTCGTTCTACGTCCGCAGCCCCGAGGGAAAGCTTCAGTGGGACCGCTGGCGTCTCAACGCCTGGCTCGTGGGCGATCTCATGCGCCAACTCGAAGTCGCGCGCTTCGCCAGAACGCTGGGCGCGCTCCTTAAAGGAGGCGTGCCGCTGCTGGAAGCGTTGGGCACGGTTCAAGGCGTCGTCGGCAACCGGCTGATCGCGCGCGCCATAGCCCAGGTGCAAATCCGAGTGCGGGAAGGCAAGGGGATGGTCGCGCCGTTGACGGAAAGCGGGCTCTTTCCGCCTCTGGCGCTGCACATGATCGCCGTGGGCCAGGAGACCGGCCGCCTCGAAGGAATGCTCGTGAGCGTGGCGGACCACTTCGACCAAGAGGTCAAGCGCACAACCAAGCGGCTCACTTCCTTGCTGGAGCCGGCGCTGATCCTTGGCATGGGTTTGGTCGTGGGAGTGGTTGTCATTTCTATGCTGACGGCGATTTTCAGCATCAACGACTTGCCCTTCTAA
- a CDS encoding prepilin-type N-terminal cleavage/methylation domain-containing protein: protein MKSKIGNRKSKIENGFTLLEVVVAMAIVGLGVVTLIEVFSMGLRLETASAARTTAVAYSRQVMDTVLIRKSFDARGDSGSIGKTHRWQVDIQPLRDDTQIATNWNINQITLRMRYPDGERDKWVEIKTLRIQKKKEQ, encoded by the coding sequence ATGAAATCGAAAATCGGCAATCGAAAATCTAAAATCGAAAATGGCTTTACCCTTTTGGAGGTGGTCGTCGCAATGGCGATCGTCGGTCTGGGCGTGGTGACCTTGATCGAGGTCTTTTCCATGGGGCTCAGGCTCGAAACCGCCAGCGCCGCGCGCACCACCGCGGTCGCTTACAGCCGGCAGGTGATGGATACGGTCTTAATCCGCAAATCTTTCGACGCGCGCGGAGATTCGGGCTCCATCGGCAAGACCCATCGTTGGCAGGTGGACATCCAGCCTCTCAGAGACGACACCCAGATCGCGACCAACTGGAACATCAACCAGATCACGCTCAGAATGCGCTACCCGGACGGCGAGCGCGACAAATGGGTGGAGATAAAGACGCTTCGCATCCAAAAAAAGAAGGAACAATAA
- a CDS encoding thioredoxin domain-containing protein produces MHPKPFIAALFIAALFLPRVAGAAQVSTVKTKETPAAKVGEEIISLEDIQRSLQNELIQLERERYKLIEEKLEKLVEQKLLESEAKRRGTSIDELIKQEVSAKAQKVSDAEIDAFIAQNRSRFSQPDDPQLRLKVWEHLNGQKVSQEREAYIRSLRVKTGVTVYLEEPAVTRVQVDAGKGFARGAKDAAVTIVEFSDFQCPYCQAATDTMHQLMSQYAGKVKWVFRDFPIPHLHPLAPKAHEAARCAAEQGKFWEYHDLLFERSPRLSPAELKQYARELKLGGEDFDKCLDSGKNQTTVASDVEEGSRLGATGTPTFFINGRMLVGAQPIADFQKIIDRELAKKPTR; encoded by the coding sequence TTGCACCCTAAGCCATTCATCGCAGCGCTCTTTATCGCGGCGCTCTTTCTCCCCCGCGTCGCCGGCGCGGCGCAAGTATCAACCGTCAAGACGAAGGAAACTCCCGCCGCCAAGGTGGGCGAAGAGATCATCAGTCTGGAGGACATCCAGCGGTCGCTTCAGAACGAGCTCATTCAGCTCGAGCGCGAGCGCTACAAGCTGATCGAAGAGAAGCTCGAGAAGCTCGTGGAGCAGAAACTATTAGAGTCCGAAGCCAAGCGGCGCGGCACCTCCATAGACGAGCTGATCAAGCAAGAGGTGAGCGCCAAGGCGCAAAAAGTCTCCGACGCCGAGATCGACGCCTTTATCGCTCAGAACCGAAGCCGGTTCTCCCAACCCGACGATCCTCAGCTCCGGCTCAAAGTCTGGGAACATCTCAACGGCCAAAAAGTGAGCCAGGAGCGCGAAGCCTACATTCGTTCGCTTCGGGTTAAAACGGGAGTGACGGTCTATCTCGAGGAGCCGGCCGTCACCCGCGTGCAGGTGGACGCCGGCAAAGGCTTCGCGCGGGGGGCGAAAGACGCCGCGGTCACGATCGTCGAGTTTTCCGACTTCCAATGCCCGTACTGCCAGGCCGCCACGGACACGATGCATCAGTTGATGTCGCAGTACGCCGGCAAAGTAAAATGGGTCTTCCGCGATTTTCCGATTCCCCACCTCCATCCGCTGGCGCCCAAGGCGCACGAGGCGGCGCGCTGCGCGGCGGAGCAAGGAAAGTTTTGGGAATATCATGATCTCCTCTTCGAGCGCTCGCCGAGACTCTCCCCGGCGGAGCTCAAGCAGTACGCGCGCGAGTTGAAGCTAGGCGGCGAAGATTTCGATAAATGCTTGGACAGCGGCAAAAATCAGACCACCGTCGCGAGCGACGTGGAGGAAGGAAGCCGTCTCGGCGCGACGGGAACGCCGACCTTCTTCATCAACGGCCGCATGCTCGTCGGCGCCCAGCCGATCGCCGACTTTCAGAAGATCATCGACCGCGAGCTGGCAAAAAAACCGACTCGCTGA
- a CDS encoding PilN domain-containing protein: MISPRWFKDLSRADFVRSVGLYVTLERFYLVRMRKSLLNLAVLETETREIAPGEDSAARKQALADALRSLPRFDPAKDPLYVCLSSDQVVSLEIFLPQIAGENLSQVVDYEIERQLPFRREEIYYDFLPMGVKGDKVGVLLFAVQKKIVDDIVEVLSGFGAKPRAVESSATALSNYLLFCTGGLSGPALLLGGQNHDWEMTGLSPRGEGWRREAVFAFSHRLPHSDWAQGPGRELFYRSLRDSPRFFGWGNAAEFLRSVSEEAVPYEDLFELGKGKLAKGEEMAADPAFIPAAGAALSGLREATFAVNLGAGAKKEKGGRELSWLNTSLAVLLLLGLLGWGGSYAVKDEMRLRQLQKENQKIAPAVEALRREETELNRLRKEIAFFTEHKQRRGVVTHILDELSRVVPANSYVSNLRFRENTLELQGSAESASNLIPLLERSPVFENVTFNAPSSKGRDNKETFSLKAEIERTKASAPKP, encoded by the coding sequence ATGATTTCCCCGCGTTGGTTTAAAGATCTCTCACGCGCCGATTTTGTAAGAAGCGTCGGGCTCTACGTCACGCTCGAGCGCTTTTATCTCGTGCGCATGCGGAAGAGCCTGCTGAACCTCGCCGTGCTCGAGACCGAGACGCGCGAGATCGCGCCCGGAGAAGATTCGGCGGCGCGGAAGCAAGCCCTCGCCGACGCGCTTCGCTCTCTGCCGCGCTTCGATCCCGCCAAGGACCCTCTTTACGTCTGTCTTTCGTCGGACCAGGTGGTCAGCCTGGAGATTTTTTTGCCGCAAATCGCCGGGGAAAATCTCTCCCAGGTGGTGGATTACGAGATCGAAAGGCAGCTTCCGTTTCGCCGCGAGGAGATCTACTACGATTTTCTTCCCATGGGCGTGAAAGGGGACAAGGTCGGGGTGCTTCTCTTTGCGGTGCAGAAAAAAATCGTCGACGACATCGTCGAGGTGCTTTCCGGCTTCGGCGCCAAGCCCCGCGCCGTGGAAAGCTCGGCGACGGCGCTGTCCAACTATCTGCTTTTTTGCACCGGCGGGCTGAGCGGGCCCGCCTTGCTCCTCGGCGGCCAAAACCACGACTGGGAGATGACCGGTCTCAGCCCGCGCGGCGAAGGCTGGAGGCGTGAGGCGGTGTTCGCCTTCAGCCACCGCCTGCCCCATTCCGATTGGGCGCAAGGTCCGGGCCGAGAGCTTTTTTACAGGTCGCTCCGCGACTCGCCGCGCTTCTTCGGCTGGGGCAACGCAGCGGAATTCTTACGCTCGGTGAGCGAGGAAGCCGTGCCCTATGAGGACCTGTTCGAGCTGGGAAAAGGCAAGTTGGCCAAGGGCGAGGAAATGGCGGCCGATCCCGCCTTTATTCCCGCGGCCGGCGCCGCGCTGAGCGGGCTCCGCGAGGCGACGTTCGCGGTCAATCTCGGTGCCGGCGCCAAGAAAGAGAAGGGCGGAAGGGAGCTTTCCTGGCTGAACACGTCGCTCGCCGTTTTGCTCCTGCTCGGCCTGCTCGGCTGGGGCGGCAGTTATGCCGTCAAAGACGAGATGCGGCTCCGCCAGTTGCAGAAAGAAAACCAGAAGATCGCGCCGGCCGTCGAGGCGCTCCGCCGCGAAGAAACGGAGCTCAACCGCCTGCGCAAAGAGATCGCCTTTTTCACCGAGCACAAACAGCGCCGCGGCGTCGTCACGCATATCCTGGACGAGCTTTCGCGCGTCGTGCCCGCCAACTCTTATGTTTCCAACCTGCGCTTTCGTGAAAACACCCTGGAGCTTCAGGGCAGCGCGGAAAGCGCGTCCAACTTGATTCCTTTACTGGAGCGCTCTCCGGTATTCGAGAACGTGACGTTCAACGCGCCTTCGAGCAAGGGCCGCGACAATAAGGAGACGTTTTCGCTCAAGGCCGAGATCGAGCGGACGAAAGCGAGCGCGCCGAAACCATGA